One window from the genome of Halictus rubicundus isolate RS-2024b chromosome 7, iyHalRubi1_principal, whole genome shotgun sequence encodes:
- the Yellow-b gene encoding L-dopachrome tautomerase yellow-b encodes MKMHSAWTVLVLSILFQSCFWGSGSTAGLRVAYQWKQLDYEWPNNATRQLFPWYKQEDNLPLGLEVTKDRIFVTVPRWRRGVAASLNYFFTNDTRESPGLIPYPSWEAHQYKDGHVAEIISTFRIRADRCDRLWILDTGFTDILDSPEQQAPPALIIYDLTNDQMLRNYVIPEDQRTSDSLFANIAVEDYDCEDSYGYLADLGGPGLVVYSWSMNKSWLVKHHSFNPDPQAEDFNVSGITFQWSDGLFGMALAPRGDGYSTMYFHPLSSSMEFSVSTKLLRDPQRASSTESSNEFHTLGSRGNNGQSSVSFLDQDTGVLFYALTNMNAIACWKPQNMFAIQQQDFIYMDNVTMIFPNDLKIDRDGQIWVLSDRLATFMYSHLNPDDYNFRILKGSSREAIKNTVCSMERPLPATSKPREPSSRGETPSPKAGSSNSIKHFEPFYILLTIVLFFVRTYI; translated from the exons ATGAAAATGCACAGCGCATGGACCGTTCTCGTGCTTAGTATACTGTTCCAAAGTTGTTTCTGGGGCAGCGGTAGCACGGCTGGTCTACGGGTGGCTTATCAGTGGAAACAACTCGATTATGAGTGGCCGAATAATGCGACCAGGCAACTTTTCCCGTGGTACAAGCAGGAAGACAATCTTCCGCTCGGTCTCGAAGTCACAAAAGACAGGATCTTCGTTACCGTACCAAGATGGAGACGCGGGGTTGCCGCAAGTTTAAATTACTTCTTCACTAACG ATACACGTGAATCGCCTGGGTTAATTCCGTATCCATCTTGGGAGGCGCATCAGTATAAGGACGGACATGTGGCGGAAATAATTTCAACGTTCCGAATCCGTGCGGACAGGTGCGACAGGTTGTGGATCCTTGACACAGGGTTCACCGATATTCTGGACAGTCCAGAGCAGCAAGCTCCGCCAGCATTAATTATCTATGATCTAACGAATGATCAGATGCTACGAAATTACGTCATACCCGAAGATCAAAGGACGTCAGACTCGCTGTTCGCGAATATTGCAGTTGAAGATTATGACTGCGAGGACAGTTACGGTTACTTAGCTGATTTAGGTGGTCCAGGGCTTGTGGTGTACTCCTGGAGCATGAATAAATCCTGGCTCGTTAAGCATCACTCCTTCAATCCGGATCCTCAG GCTGAAGATTTCAACGTTTCGGGGATCACGTTCCAATGGAGTGACGGTTTGTTTGGGATGGCCCTAGCACCCAGAGGCGATGGATACAGTACCATGTATTTCCATCCACTATCGAGTAGCATGGAGTTCTCAGTCAGCACGAAATTATTAAGAGATCCGCAACGTGCAAGTTCTACTG AAAGCTCTAACGAGTTTCATACTCTTGGATCTCGAGGAAACAATGGCCAAAGTAGCGTGAGCTTCTTGGATCAGGATACTGGAGTTCTCTTTTATGCCTTAACGAACATGAACGCCATTGCTTGCTGGAAACCTCAAAATATGTTCGCGATTCAGCAACAGGACTTCATCTACATGGATAACGTCACGATGATTTTCCCCAACGATTTAAAG ATCGATAGGGATGGCCAAATCTGGGTGCTCTCGGACCGTCTAGCGACTTTCATGTACTCCCACTTAAACCCCGATGACTATAATTTCCGAATTCTCAAAGGTTCTTCTCGAGAAGCTATAAAGAACACTGTCTGCTCAATGGAAAGACCACTTCCGGCTACAAGCAAGCCACGCGAACCTTCTTCCAGAGGAGAGACTCCTTCCCCAAAAGCTGGAAGTTCTAACAGCATCAAACACTTCGAGCCCTTCTACATTCTATTaactattgtattatttttcgtTAGGACATACATCTGA